One region of Mycobacterium riyadhense genomic DNA includes:
- a CDS encoding ISNCY family transposase has translation MFRTVGDQVSLWEAVLPAELLKLPDELARVDGLLDDPVFFAPFEPFFDTRIGRPSTPMETYLRLMFLKFRYRLGYESLCREVADSITWRRFCRIGLDGSVPHPTTLMKLTTRCGSAAVDGLNEVLLAKAAEAKLLRTNRIRVDTTVVPANVAYPTDSSLLAKATRRIAGIGKRIQAAGGAVRTQLRDRSRAAGKRAHAIASKLRSRAALGRDEAKAAVLTSTGELAVLAKTAAREAERLLVNAKRAVRRAQVKAADLRARGEHDAAAGRRRGRLVRAVNDLAKLLEATRQIVAQTQQRVAGHIPDGASRRVSLHDGDARPIAKGRLGRPVEFGHKAQIVDNDDGIVLDHRVEQGNPPDAPQLAPAVKRVTKRARRTPGTVTADRGYGEERVENDLHDLGVRTVVIPRKGKPGKARQAEEHRPAFRRTIKWRTGSEGRISTLKRNYGWSRSSIDGTEGTRIWTGHGVLAHNLVKISGLAA, from the coding sequence GTGTTTCGTACTGTAGGCGATCAGGTGTCGCTTTGGGAGGCAGTGCTTCCCGCGGAGTTGTTGAAGTTGCCCGATGAGTTGGCGCGGGTCGATGGGCTGCTCGATGATCCGGTGTTCTTCGCCCCGTTCGAGCCGTTCTTCGATACACGGATCGGGCGTCCGTCCACGCCGATGGAGACCTATCTGCGGTTGATGTTCTTGAAGTTCCGTTACCGGCTGGGCTATGAGTCGCTGTGCCGAGAAGTCGCGGATTCGATCACTTGGCGCCGGTTCTGCCGGATCGGACTGGATGGGTCGGTGCCGCATCCGACCACGTTGATGAAGCTGACCACCCGGTGTGGCAGTGCGGCGGTCGACGGGCTCAATGAGGTGCTGTTGGCCAAGGCGGCTGAGGCGAAGTTGTTGCGTACTAATCGGATTCGGGTGGATACCACGGTGGTGCCGGCTAATGTGGCCTATCCGACCGATTCGAGTCTGCTGGCCAAGGCGACGCGCCGGATCGCCGGGATCGGCAAGCGGATCCAGGCCGCTGGGGGCGCGGTGCGCACCCAGCTGCGGGACCGCTCCCGCGCGGCGGGCAAGCGCGCGCACGCGATCGCGTCGAAACTGCGCTCTCGCGCCGCGCTGGGCCGCGACGAGGCCAAGGCCGCGGTGCTGACCAGCACCGGGGAGCTGGCTGTGCTGGCCAAAACCGCGGCGCGCGAGGCCGAGCGGCTACTGGTCAACGCCAAGCGGGCGGTGCGCCGGGCCCAGGTCAAAGCTGCCGACCTGCGCGCCCGCGGCGAGCATGATGCAGCAGCCGGCCGGCGACGTGGCCGGCTGGTGCGTGCGGTCAACGACCTGGCCAAACTGCTGGAAGCGACGCGGCAGATCGTGGCGCAGACCCAGCAGCGCGTCGCCGGGCACATCCCGGACGGGGCGAGTCGGCGGGTCAGCCTTCACGACGGCGATGCCCGCCCGATCGCCAAGGGCAGGCTGGGCCGGCCGGTCGAGTTCGGGCACAAGGCCCAGATCGTCGACAACGACGACGGCATCGTCCTGGACCACCGTGTGGAGCAAGGCAATCCACCCGACGCGCCGCAACTAGCGCCCGCGGTCAAACGGGTCACCAAACGCGCCCGGCGTACCCCGGGCACCGTCACCGCCGACCGCGGCTACGGCGAGGAACGCGTCGAAAACGACCTGCACGACCTCGGTGTACGTACGGTCGTGATACCGCGAAAAGGCAAACCCGGCAAGGCTCGGCAAGCCGAGGAACACCGGCCAGCCTTCCGACGAACAATCAAGTGGCGCACCGGCAGCGAAGGCCGCATCAGCACTCTCAAACGAAACTACGGTTGGAGCCGCTCCTCCATCGATGGCACCGAAGGAACCCGAATCTGGACCGGACACGGCGTCCTCGCCCACAACCTAGTCAAGATCAGCGGCCTCGCAGCATGA
- a CDS encoding TNT antitoxin family protein: MTNNVDLSAELEDWVRLAGLEVMQGSQANDGRTVIWNKGGEIRYFITVIDGCYVITSSDRMSAEVFHFAAVARSLVEKYLFGRFGGSVRKIRGLQRVRKPFFPDELRPGYTIGKVFFASRERDALIDSTGAMVAIAAADRLVELSHYMDTTVDVITDSFLDPEGGPLFTPLGRQ; the protein is encoded by the coding sequence GTGACGAACAATGTGGACCTTTCGGCGGAGTTGGAAGACTGGGTTCGGCTCGCCGGATTGGAAGTGATGCAAGGATCGCAAGCCAATGATGGCCGGACGGTTATTTGGAATAAGGGCGGTGAAATTCGCTACTTTATCACTGTTATTGATGGCTGTTATGTCATTACGTCATCGGATCGAATGAGTGCTGAGGTTTTTCACTTCGCTGCGGTTGCGCGGTCGCTGGTAGAAAAGTATCTTTTCGGGCGTTTTGGCGGGTCGGTCCGAAAGATTCGCGGTCTTCAGCGTGTGCGAAAGCCTTTTTTTCCCGACGAATTGCGTCCCGGGTACACCATCGGCAAAGTTTTTTTCGCCTCTCGTGAACGAGATGCTCTTATAGACTCGACGGGCGCGATGGTTGCAATTGCTGCGGCTGACCGGCTGGTTGAATTATCACACTATATGGACACTACGGTAGATGTTATAACCGATTCATTCCTCGATCCGGAGGGTGGGCCATTGTTCACCCCTCTGGGGCGACAGTAG
- a CDS encoding TNT domain-containing protein (This protein contains a domain related to Tuberculosis Necrotizing Toxin, which is the C-terminal effector domain of outer membrane channel protein CpnT, and which has a lethal NAD+-glycohydrolase activity.) → MAPLAVDPAALDNAGSAIVSAGEGLGSVISTLTTTLAGFVGMAGDDPAGAVFGRSYDRSAAALSQAMSVARNGVCNLGDGVRMSAHNYSLAEAMSDVGGRAAPLPVPPVTGCVAAGSPPSAVGASGGAPAGWGWVAPYIGMIWPNGDSGRLRAAAVAWRSAGTQFALAEIQSTAGPMGAIRAQQLPEAGQIESAFSDAYASTITIVGQCQAIAVQLDSYAAHIDAVHAAILDLLARICDPLTGIKEVWEFLTGEDEDEIQRIADDIAAVIDQFTGEVDALSAEITAVISQAETVMTTMGRHAAKEWDQFLHHNPVGQVINFAGQRWKGIGEVAAGLGETALAYNQIRLLLDPLGFNRDAGEMVRGMAPLVGLGGARAPSVRESWKELLKDTVHWDDWSKSPGEALGKTEGDLATMFLPGGPISKMGSKGRDLLEATRGLKKPPDPPAPHVEPRAATPQLGPEPPAPHAESPEPGRAASASQPKPALAPASGPVSHGPAESKTPVAEQAATGELPKPAGPSPVSTGQPRVPAPTAPGEHLPPPDLQLGERVPVQAPAPASPGGSTLNPNLDESALAHAPVSPAGGSPVEPIPDAMHLSQRVPPLTSAVPHAAAPDFTSPSSRPPEPPEAYGGGPHGPGEGGLPAGLPSDGDGSHGSGHGGTPGGHPSGPPLDGGDQPGPGHSSLSGGGRQDPVHSHEPAGDGWHRLSDKPTDPHYGERLSDHWKYPYDPAELSHINPEVRNLIKDFDAPFGRDLQGRAYIQEEYEQRFNMLGPEGEHWYNFPGNAGAVPGTRVAYTDAGRFVQDYGALLDRIGDDEGKYLAVMEHGRAASWEERALHVNSLSDPYHRYSLGRLPHGWTIEVSEVAPGLGQQGGSLQVRIFDAEGEARSVEELLDSGVLLP, encoded by the coding sequence ATGGCGCCGCTGGCGGTAGATCCCGCGGCCCTCGACAATGCCGGTTCTGCGATAGTCTCCGCTGGCGAGGGGTTGGGGTCGGTGATCTCCACGTTGACCACTACGCTGGCCGGGTTTGTGGGGATGGCCGGTGATGATCCGGCTGGAGCGGTATTCGGGCGCTCTTATGACAGGTCGGCGGCCGCGCTGTCCCAAGCGATGTCGGTCGCGCGCAATGGGGTATGCAACCTCGGCGATGGTGTGCGGATGAGCGCACACAACTACTCGTTGGCCGAGGCGATGTCCGATGTCGGCGGGCGGGCTGCCCCGCTGCCGGTGCCCCCGGTGACCGGCTGTGTTGCGGCGGGTTCGCCGCCGTCTGCGGTCGGGGCCAGCGGTGGCGCCCCGGCGGGTTGGGGGTGGGTGGCTCCCTATATCGGAATGATCTGGCCGAATGGGGATTCGGGAAGGTTGCGTGCGGCGGCCGTGGCGTGGCGTAGTGCGGGCACGCAGTTCGCGCTGGCTGAAATCCAGTCGACAGCCGGTCCAATGGGCGCTATCCGTGCACAGCAGCTTCCCGAGGCCGGCCAGATCGAATCGGCATTTTCTGATGCTTACGCCAGCACCATCACCATTGTGGGGCAGTGCCAAGCGATCGCGGTCCAGCTGGACAGTTATGCGGCCCACATCGACGCGGTGCATGCGGCGATCCTGGATTTGTTGGCCCGCATCTGTGACCCACTGACCGGGATCAAAGAGGTGTGGGAGTTTCTGACCGGCGAGGATGAAGACGAGATCCAACGCATCGCCGATGACATCGCGGCGGTGATCGACCAGTTCACTGGCGAAGTCGATGCGTTGAGCGCTGAGATCACCGCGGTGATTTCGCAGGCCGAGACCGTGATGACCACCATGGGTCGCCACGCGGCTAAGGAATGGGATCAGTTCCTGCATCACAACCCCGTGGGACAGGTCATCAATTTTGCTGGCCAGCGTTGGAAAGGCATCGGCGAGGTAGCCGCAGGACTGGGTGAAACCGCCTTGGCCTACAACCAGATCCGGCTCTTGCTCGACCCGCTGGGCTTTAACCGTGATGCGGGAGAGATGGTGCGGGGCATGGCACCGCTGGTCGGCCTCGGCGGTGCCCGCGCGCCTTCAGTAAGAGAGTCGTGGAAGGAGCTGCTCAAGGACACGGTCCACTGGGACGATTGGTCTAAAAGCCCTGGCGAGGCGTTGGGGAAGACCGAGGGCGACCTCGCGACGATGTTTCTGCCCGGCGGACCGATCTCGAAGATGGGTAGCAAAGGCCGCGATCTTCTTGAGGCAACGAGAGGGCTCAAGAAGCCACCCGACCCGCCTGCCCCACACGTTGAACCCCGGGCCGCGACTCCGCAGTTGGGACCGGAACCGCCGGCACCACACGCCGAATCGCCCGAACCCGGCCGCGCAGCGTCCGCATCGCAGCCTAAACCCGCACTGGCACCCGCTAGCGGGCCGGTGTCTCACGGCCCAGCCGAATCCAAGACACCAGTCGCCGAACAGGCAGCCACCGGTGAGCTGCCCAAACCGGCAGGGCCGTCGCCAGTGTCGACAGGTCAGCCGCGCGTACCCGCACCCACCGCGCCCGGCGAACACCTACCACCGCCCGACTTGCAGCTAGGCGAACGTGTCCCCGTCCAAGCACCTGCGCCGGCTTCGCCGGGCGGTTCCACACTCAATCCGAACCTTGACGAATCCGCGCTGGCTCATGCGCCCGTGTCCCCCGCCGGCGGATCTCCCGTTGAACCAATACCTGACGCCATGCACTTGTCGCAGCGGGTCCCGCCTCTCACATCTGCGGTCCCACACGCGGCTGCTCCAGACTTCACGTCTCCGAGCAGTCGCCCACCCGAACCACCTGAAGCGTACGGCGGTGGCCCACATGGCCCTGGCGAAGGCGGTCTCCCGGCCGGTCTGCCGTCAGACGGTGACGGTTCGCACGGGTCTGGCCACGGAGGTACGCCGGGCGGGCACCCGTCCGGACCACCGCTCGATGGCGGTGATCAGCCCGGGCCTGGCCACAGCAGTCTGTCCGGCGGCGGTCGTCAGGATCCCGTGCATTCCCACGAGCCGGCCGGCGACGGATGGCATCGGTTGTCGGACAAACCAACTGACCCGCATTATGGCGAGCGCCTTTCGGATCATTGGAAATACCCCTATGATCCAGCAGAACTCAGCCACATAAACCCGGAAGTAAGGAATCTGATAAAGGATTTCGACGCGCCCTTCGGCCGCGATCTGCAGGGGCGTGCCTATATTCAGGAAGAATATGAGCAACGCTTTAACATGTTGGGCCCAGAAGGCGAGCATTGGTACAATTTTCCTGGTAACGCTGGCGCTGTACCAGGAACGAGAGTTGCCTATACCGACGCCGGTCGGTTTGTGCAAGATTATGGCGCGTTGCTTGATAGGATCGGTGACGATGAAGGCAAATACTTAGCTGTGATGGAACATGGACGCGCGGCCTCTTGGGAAGAGCGGGCTCTTCATGTCAATTCACTCAGCGATCCATATCATAGATATTCTCTGGGTCGTTTGCCGCACGGATGGACCATTGAAGTATCAGAGGTCGCACCCGGGCTCGGCCAGCAGGGCGGATCACTCCAGGTGCGGATTTTCGATGCCGAGGGTGAGGCGCGAAGTGTGGAAGAGTTGCTTGACAGCGGGGTTTTGCTACCGTGA
- a CDS encoding DUF5631 domain-containing protein, translated as MTEQALAAAGDAAVAGEASAAATAGARLQRLTDAVARQEPRLRWAVGERADGTSVLVTDLASGWIPPDINMPVGVQLLEPAHRRGDIEVLLGEVSAAASYTPVHYLPAEEEEPIATSARARHVPAINELCWELGQATKWRDELPRLAHTLAKAASTGTGVLDSEVELLREHLVEVRQQVLDSYPDHVNAHLVGNWQLLGAIDALVGGDTVGANYHFAWFRALSQATTAGRLE; from the coding sequence GTGACTGAACAGGCACTCGCCGCTGCCGGCGACGCCGCGGTAGCCGGGGAGGCTTCTGCCGCCGCGACCGCTGGCGCGAGGCTGCAGCGGCTCACAGACGCAGTAGCCCGGCAAGAACCACGCCTGCGATGGGCGGTCGGCGAACGAGCCGACGGCACAAGCGTTCTGGTCACCGACCTGGCCAGCGGCTGGATTCCACCTGACATCAATATGCCGGTGGGTGTGCAACTGCTCGAACCAGCTCATCGCAGAGGCGATATCGAAGTGCTTCTTGGCGAGGTTAGTGCCGCGGCCAGCTACACACCCGTTCACTACCTGCCAGCCGAGGAAGAAGAACCCATCGCGACCTCAGCACGAGCCCGACACGTGCCGGCCATCAACGAACTCTGCTGGGAGCTCGGCCAAGCCACGAAATGGCGCGACGAGCTTCCCCGCCTGGCGCACACCCTTGCCAAAGCGGCGTCCACAGGCACCGGGGTTCTTGACTCCGAAGTCGAGTTGCTTCGCGAACACCTCGTCGAAGTCCGCCAACAGGTGTTGGATTCATATCCGGATCACGTCAACGCCCACCTCGTGGGTAATTGGCAGCTACTCGGAGCCATCGACGCGCTTGTCGGAGGCGACACGGTCGGGGCGAACTACCACTTCGCTTGGTTCCGCGCGCTGAGCCAAGCGACAACCGCGGGGAGGCTCGAATGA